CGGCGGCGGTGATGTAGACGAGAATGTTGTGGCCGCTGATGATCTCGGAATAGAGCGCGCCGACGATGGGTACCTCGGCCAGCTCGGCGGCAAAGGGCAGCTCGATGGGAGTGAAGCGGGCCTCGCGGCCCAACAGCGGCGTCTGGCCGCCGAGCCCGAACCAGGCCGTGGCCAGCGTCGGGCCCAGACCGGCGGCAATGATGTTGAGCGCCATGCCCGAGACCACCTGATCGCCATTGTGGGTGACGCAGGCATAGGCGTGGATCATGGCCAGGCCCATGGAAAAAAGAATCCCCACCATCAGTCCCAGCCAGGCCGAGCCGGTGATGGCGGCGGCCGAGGCGGCGGCAAAGGCGGCGCCCAGCATCTTACCCTCGAGGCCGATGTCGACGACGCCGGAGCGTTCGGAAAAAAGGCCGGCCAGCGAGGCCAGCACCAAGGGCGTGGCCATGCGCAGCGTGGCATCGAAAATCAGCACCAGCATGGTCAGGAATTCGCCCACGGCTTCCATGATGCCGCCCTACTCCACCGCCACGGTGCGGCGCACGAAAAAGGATTCGATGCGCGGCCTCAACATGTGCTCGAGCGCCCCGGAAAACAGGATCACCAGGCCCTGGATGACCACCACCATGTGGCGCGTGATGTTGGGCATCTCGAAGCTGAGTTCCGTGCCGCCTTGGTAAAGCGCGCCGAATAGCAGCGCCGCCAGGAAGACGCCGATGGGATGGTTGCGCCCCATCAGCGCCACGGCGATGCCGACGAAGCCGTAGCCGCCGGTGAAGTCGAGCATCAGCCGGTGCTGTACGCCCATGATCTCGTTGACGCCGACAAAGCCCGCCAGGGCGCCCGAGACGCACATGGTCAGCATGATGGTGCGGGCCGGCGAGATACCGGCATAGACCGCCGCCGTGGGGTTCTGGCCCACCGTGCGGATCTCGTAACCCCAGCGCGTCTGCCAGATGAAGACCCAAACACAGAGCGAACAAATCAGGGCCAGGAAGAAGGAAAAATTGAGCGGTGAGCGGCTGACCTCGATGCCGATCCATTGCAGCATCTCATGCATGAAAGGCAGCCAGGTGTTGGCCTCGAACTCGCGGCTCTCGGGCGATTGCTGGCCCGGCTTGATCAGCACCTCGACCATCAGATAGGTCATCAAGGCCGAGGCGATGAAGTTGAACATGATGGTGGTGATGACGATGTGGCTGCCGCGCTTGGCTTGCAGATAGGCCGGGATCAGCGCCCAGCCGGCGCCGAAGGCCATGGCCGCGGCGATCGAGACCGGCAGCACCAGCAAAAAGGGCCAACCGCCCAGATTGAGGCAGATCAGGCCAACACCCAGACCGCCCAGATAGGCCTGGCCCTCGCCGCCGATGTTGAACAGCCCGCAATGGAAAGCCACGGCCACGGCCAGGCCGGTGAAGATGAAGTTGGTGGTGTAATAGAGCGTAAAGCCGGTGGCCTCGGGATAGCCGAAGGCGCCGATCAGCAGGAACTTGAGGGCCTTGAACGGGTCCTCGCCAATCAGCGCGATGATGAGGCCCGAGATGAGGAAGGCGATCAGCAGGTTGACCGCCGGCACCAGGGCCAGGTTGACCCAGCGTGGGGCCTGGCTGGGCGCGGTTTCCGTCATGGCGCGATCTCGGCAGCGCTTTCGCCGGCCATCATCAGGCCCAGCGCCTGCTCGCTGGCCGCGGCCTGGGTCACCTCGCCAACCACGGCACCGTTGAACATGACCAGAATGCGGTCGGCCAGCGACATGATCTCGTCGAGCTCCACCGAGACCAGCAAAATCGCCTTGCCGGCGTCGCGCATGGCAATCAGGCGCTTGTGGATGAACTCGATGGCACCGATGTCGACGCCGCGCGTGGGCTGGCCCACCAGCAGCACGTCCGGGCTGCGGTCCATCTCGCGGGCCAGCACGATCTTCTGCTGGTTGCCGCCGGAGAAGTTGGCGGTGGCCAGGTGGGCATCGGCCGGACGCACGTCGAAGTCCTGCATCTGGCGCTCTACGTCGCTGACGATCTCGGATCGCTTGAGAAGCACGGCGCCGTTGTAGCGGCCGGCATCGTGATAGCCCAGGATGCCGCTCTCGCTGGCCTCGAAGGCCACCACCAGGCCCATGCGGTGGCGATCCTCGGGCACGTGGCCAAGACCCAGCCGGCGCATGCGGCGGGCATCGAAGCCGGCCGAGGCCACCACCTCGCCCTTGATGCGCACATGACCGGCCCGGGCCGGGCGGATGCCGGCCAGCGCCTCCAGGAGTTCCGATTGGCCATTGCCGGCGACGCCGGCGATGCCGA
The Alphaproteobacteria bacterium genome window above contains:
- a CDS encoding ABC transporter permease; its protein translation is MTETAPSQAPRWVNLALVPAVNLLIAFLISGLIIALIGEDPFKALKFLLIGAFGYPEATGFTLYYTTNFIFTGLAVAVAFHCGLFNIGGEGQAYLGGLGVGLICLNLGGWPFLLVLPVSIAAAMAFGAGWALIPAYLQAKRGSHIVITTIMFNFIASALMTYLMVEVLIKPGQQSPESREFEANTWLPFMHEMLQWIGIEVSRSPLNFSFFLALICSLCVWVFIWQTRWGYEIRTVGQNPTAAVYAGISPARTIMLTMCVSGALAGFVGVNEIMGVQHRLMLDFTGGYGFVGIAVALMGRNHPIGVFLAALLFGALYQGGTELSFEMPNITRHMVVVIQGLVILFSGALEHMLRPRIESFFVRRTVAVE
- a CDS encoding ABC transporter permease; this translates as MEAVGEFLTMLVLIFDATLRMATPLVLASLAGLFSERSGVVDIGLEGKMLGAAFAAASAAAITGSAWLGLMVGILFSMGLAMIHAYACVTHNGDQVVSGMALNIIAAGLGPTLATAWFGLGGQTPLLGREARFTPIELPFAAELAEVPIVGALYSEIISGHNILVYITAAVVPLVAWVLYRTRFGLRLRAVGESPEAVDTAGISVAFMRYRALMVTGFLCGIAGTYLSIAQNASFLRDMTAGRGYLALAALIFGKWRPLPAMGACFLFAFTDAVQIRLQGVELPIVGVIPVQFIQALPYVLTVLLLAGFVGRAIPPKAIGTPYVKER